GGCGTGGGCGATCGTCGATCCGGTGCTCGAGCGTCCCGGCCCGGTAAAAAGTTACCCGCCAGGCAGCTGGGGCCCGCGCGCGTCCGACAACATGATCGGTGCTTACGGCGGCTGGCACGTCCCGTCGAAAGGATGAATGCTCAGCGCGAATGACCGGATGACGGCCAAGGCAATAACGTGCGTGATAAGGCTGCAGGTCGGTAGCAATACCGCGGTTGCGGCGCGGCGCGCCGCGGCGATTATTGCGAGTGCGGGGACTGCCGCGATCACCGAGCGGGGCAGATTTTTGTTCGCATTGTCCGGCGGTAGTACGCCGTTGCCGATGTTCAGCGCGCTCGCCGCGAGTTCGCTCGACTGGTCCCGGGTCCATCTGTTTCAGGTGGACGAAAGAGTCTCAAGCGCCGGCAGTGACGCACGCAATCTGACCGCCATCGAGACGTCGTTCCGTAAGTTCGAAGGTCAGTTACAGATACACGCCATGCCAGTCGAAGACCATGATTTGACCGCAGCCGCGCAAAGGTATGAAGACACCTTGCGGCGCATGGCGGGCGACCCTGCGGTGCTGGATATGATCCATCTGGGCCTCGGCGACGATGGCCACATCGCCTCACTGCTGCCAGGTGATGCGGCAATCGCGATCAACGACCGCGATGTCAGCATCGCCGGACCCTACCAGGGGAAATGGCGCATGACGATGACCTTGCCGATCATCAACCGGGCGCGGGCGCGTCTGTGGCTGGTATGCGGGAAAAGCAAAGCGGGGATCACCGGTCGGTTGCTCGATGGCGACCGCACCATCGTTGCCGGTCTCGTCAACACCGCGGACAGCTGGCTCATAACGGATCAACGTGTTGGTCACCAACCGATAAGATCTGAGACATGAAGAAAAAGACGGTCAGCGACGCGCCACGCGTCTTGGTGATTGATGTGGGCGGGACGCATATCAAGTTTCTTGCCACCGGTGAAGCGAAGCCGCGAGAGTTCAATTCCGGCAGAAAAATGACGGCCGACGAGATGACAGGCGGCGTTCTCGCCCGCACGGAAGACTGGAACTACGATGTCATCGCGGTTGGTTTCCCCGGGCCGGTTGTACGCGGTCGTCCCGTTTCCGACCCGCCCAACCTCGCCAAAGGCTGGGTGGGATTCGACTTCGAAGCCGCATTCGAGCGGCCGGTCAAAATTATCAACGACGCGGCAATGCAGGCGCTTGGCGGCTACGAGGGCGGCAGAATGCTGTTTCTGGGACTTGGGACGGGTCTCGGATCGGTGATGATTATCGAGGGTGTCATCGAAGCCATGGAACTGGCCCATCTGCCGTACAAGGACGGCAAAACGTATGAGGATTTTCTTGGTAAAAGAGGGCTAGAAAAGCTCGGCAAGAAAAGGTGGCGTCATGCGGTGCGCGAAGTTATTGGCTTATTTGAAGCGGCCCTGAGACCCGACTATACCGTACTTGGTGGCGGCAACATCCACGAACTCAAGGAGCTGCCGGAAAACGTCAAACTGGGCGAAAACGCGAACGCATTTGCCGGTGGCTTTCGCCTCTGGCATCAGGAAGCTGTCGCGTAGCCGACGGGATCCGGTCATAAGGGAAGCCCGTCAGGGTGGCGTGTTTAGGCATTGAACGTTCGCCCGCAGTCAGTTACCTCTTGTGGAAACTTCGACAACCATCACCGGCGAAACGCAGTTTGTTGGCAAATAGGAGGTCATGGCCGATGCCGGAAATTGGCGCAGGTCATCCGGAACCCTCCGGATAACGCCTGGCAATACACGCCGCACGGCGGACAGGTCCGTATAACTGTCGAGCGGCTGCCCGGATCAGTCAAGGCGGTCTTCGCCAATACCGGTGCTCCTATTCCTGAGGAACATCTCCCTTCGATCTTCGAGCGCTTCTGTCTAGCCGATGATTGCGCCCGCGGAAGCGTGGGGGCGCAGGCATAGAACTCGCCATCGTTGGTCGAGTTGGCGCTGATAGTTCAGGTATCAAAACCCCCGTCTGGTTCATCTTGCCTGCGTGATCCAGCTCATAGCTGATTCTTTATCGAATCTTTACCCGATCGTTATCCTGCCAATACATAGGTTTGCGATTCTCTGCCGTGAACGACGATGCGCTCGTCGGGAATTCAATTCACCACCCACTTCGGTCTCAAGGAGTCATCATGATTAAGACCTCTGAAAACAGACGAGCATTGAAGAACAAACCGAAAGGAGAATTTGCCGAGCCCGCGAATCGACAAGACGCTGCGACGGCGAGACCCGACGACCGGCTGCTGTTCCTCGGGCAGGCGGCGGGAGTGGTCGGACGCCTGTTCAGCACGCCAGGTGGCGCGCGGCTCACCCCGACCATGAAGGACCGACGATCTACGCGTCGTGGTACCTTGCGCACGTCCGTGGCCGTTTCCATCAGCCTGTTGTGCGGTGCGGTCGCCGCCAATCAGGGCAACGGGCCGATCCAGTTGCGCCAATTCATCGACCAGCGGGTCGACGGAATCGAGAAATTGATGGTTCCGGCGCGCGATTCGGACCTTCCGCAGCCGCTGCTTCCGAGTGGAAGCCCGGACCCGCGCTTTCAGACCACCGAGGCCAAGCGGTACCTCGGGAAATTGCTCTTTCACGACCCGGTCCGAACGGCCAGAATTCTGCCGGAGTACGGTGGTGTCGTCTCCGCGAGACAGACCGGCTCCTGCGGCGCCTGCCACCTTGGCGAGGTCGCGTCGAGGGCCGGCACGATCATCAACCTCAACGTGGGCGGCGAAGGGCGGGGCTTCACGGACGCCTCTGGAACCTTCATTCCGCGCCGACGGATCCAGCCCGGCCTGGAGGATACAGTTCCCACTCTCACGGAGGTCTGCATCAGCAGCGCAAGCATTAACTGCGCGTTTCCGAGCCACGGCTTGACCCCCGCCACCGACCTCGATGTGCTGACGGGATCCGGCAGGGCTGACGCCGTGGATAGCGTCGCGCGCAATGTGCCAAGCATAATCGGATTCGCCTTCAGCAACCGCCTCTTACTGGGGGGGTTGACAGGTGATCCCGCCCCGTTTCCGATCGGCGTCAACCCGAATAACCTTCCTGCGGGGGAAAACTTATCCGAGGCAACGAACAGCGTGCACCGGATGTTCCAGGCCCAGTCCGCCGAACTGCGGCGGATCCCGGCCTACGGGAAGCTCTTCAGGGACGCGTTCCCCGAGGAGGCCGCCACGGCCAGTGCCGGGGGCAACTTAAGACTCCTCATCAACGCCGAAACCATCTTTCGGGCGATGGCCACCTTCCAACGAACCGTGGTCACACGAAACACGCCCTGGGACCGGTTCCTAGCCGGGGATAACACCGCGCTCACGGTCGCACAGCGGCGGGGAGCCAATCTTCTTTACGCCTGCGACAGGTGAGACGGGTGGGGCGGGGTGTGTTTCCTGCCACAGCGGCCCGATCCTCAACAAGCAGCTCGGCGACGAGGCCGGTGTGCTCGTGGAACAGAACTTCTTCAACATCGGACTCCGCGACCACCCGCTACAGGCTTTGAACGCCACTGCGCTCGGCGATCCCAACCATCGCGATCGCGGACGGATGGACGTAACTCTCAACCCCGCCGGCGAGTTCCAGTTCAAGGTGACGACGATGCGGCAGCTCAAGGACAGCTTGCTGTTCACGCACAACGGCTCGTTCACGAGTGTGAAAGCCGTCGTGGAGTACTTCAACGCGGGTATACCGCAGGACCCGGAAGCCGCCGCTGCGGGGACGCTCGCGGCCCGCTTCACGCACCCGCGCGGACCCGGCACGGCTCGCGGTTTGGGGCTTAGCGCCCGTGAGGTCAACGATATCACCGATTTCCTTGAGAACTCCCTCGACGATCCCGCGTTCGTCACGTTCGACCCGAACTCCACGACGAAGACGTTCCAGCCGAACAGGCAAGACCTGACCTACTCGGTCTTCCGTCCGGACCTCGCGGCCCTGGGCGCGGTTGACGGGTTGATGCCGAGCGGACTTCCCATGTCAGTCAACGACGCCCTATCGCGGCGCGACATGGGTCTGGAGTTCCTGGACGTGACCGAGCAGGCGGCCATTGCGCTGATCAACTCCGACGATAGTGGTGGGGGCCGGCAGACGGATGTTTACAGGATCACAAACAACGGCACGTCGAGCATAGACACCAACCTCCTCATGGTAGCCCGGGGTCTCCCTCGTCAGATCCGGTTGGTGAACGGCAGCGGCACCGCGAGCACCGGCGATCCTTATCTCACCGT
The DNA window shown above is from Gammaproteobacteria bacterium and carries:
- the pgl gene encoding 6-phosphogluconolactonase, with protein sequence MTAKAITCVIRLQVGSNTAVAARRAAAIIASAGTAAITERGRFLFALSGGSTPLPMFSALAASSLDWSRVHLFQVDERVSSAGSDARNLTAIETSFRKFEGQLQIHAMPVEDHDLTAAAQRYEDTLRRMAGDPAVLDMIHLGLGDDGHIASLLPGDAAIAINDRDVSIAGPYQGKWRMTMTLPIINRARARLWLVCGKSKAGITGRLLDGDRTIVAGLVNTADSWLITDQRVGHQPIRSET
- a CDS encoding ROK family protein; this translates as MKKKTVSDAPRVLVIDVGGTHIKFLATGEAKPREFNSGRKMTADEMTGGVLARTEDWNYDVIAVGFPGPVVRGRPVSDPPNLAKGWVGFDFEAAFERPVKIINDAAMQALGGYEGGRMLFLGLGTGLGSVMIIEGVIEAMELAHLPYKDGKTYEDFLGKRGLEKLGKKRWRHAVREVIGLFEAALRPDYTVLGGGNIHELKELPENVKLGENANAFAGGFRLWHQEAVA
- a CDS encoding cytochrome-c peroxidase; translation: MIKTSENRRALKNKPKGEFAEPANRQDAATARPDDRLLFLGQAAGVVGRLFSTPGGARLTPTMKDRRSTRRGTLRTSVAVSISLLCGAVAANQGNGPIQLRQFIDQRVDGIEKLMVPARDSDLPQPLLPSGSPDPRFQTTEAKRYLGKLLFHDPVRTARILPEYGGVVSARQTGSCGACHLGEVASRAGTIINLNVGGEGRGFTDASGTFIPRRRIQPGLEDTVPTLTEVCISSASINCAFPSHGLTPATDLDVLTGSGRADAVDSVARNVPSIIGFAFSNRLLLGGLTGDPAPFPIGVNPNNLPAGENLSEATNSVHRMFQAQSAELRRIPAYGKLFRDAFPEEAATASAGGNLRLLINAETIFRAMATFQRTVVTRNTPWDRFLAGDNTALTVAQRRGANLLYACDR